The following are encoded together in the Methylomonas methanica MC09 genome:
- a CDS encoding HAD family hydrolase has product MTPELPFQAVIFDMDGLVLDSETGYFDAWQQAAAEMGYSMDRAFCATLSGSHGPEISQRLLARFGTDFGLERFYRLSGRYWREQVQRAGIPVKQGFFEVLQWLADLRIPYCLATNSRRADAEQCLTWAGLDGVFELVITREDVVRSKPAADIFLKAAEVLNIRPRLCLVLEDSPIGVRAAVAAGCACLFIPSQLPADTEASRLANGVMPDLWAVADFISAGFDHPL; this is encoded by the coding sequence GTGACGCCGGAGCTGCCTTTCCAGGCCGTCATTTTTGACATGGATGGCTTGGTGCTGGACAGCGAAACCGGCTATTTCGATGCGTGGCAACAGGCCGCTGCGGAAATGGGCTACTCGATGGATAGGGCATTTTGCGCGACATTGTCCGGATCGCACGGCCCGGAAATAAGCCAACGCTTGTTGGCGCGCTTCGGTACGGACTTCGGTTTGGAACGGTTTTATCGGCTGAGCGGCCGGTATTGGCGGGAACAGGTACAGCGCGCCGGTATACCGGTCAAACAAGGTTTTTTCGAAGTTTTGCAATGGCTGGCTGATCTGCGCATCCCCTACTGTCTGGCCACCAACAGCCGCCGCGCGGATGCGGAACAATGCTTGACCTGGGCGGGCTTGGATGGCGTGTTTGAGCTCGTCATTACCCGAGAAGATGTTGTTCGCTCCAAGCCGGCCGCCGATATCTTTCTCAAAGCCGCCGAGGTGTTAAACATTCGGCCGCGATTATGCTTGGTGTTGGAAGATTCGCCGATTGGGGTAAGGGCGGCCGTTGCGGCCGGCTGCGCTTGTTTATTTATTCCTTCCCAATTGCCGGCGGACACCGAAGCCTCCCGTCTGGCCAATGGGGTAATGCCCGACTTGTGGGCCGTGGCGGATTTTATCTCGGCGGGATTTGATCATCCGTTATAA
- a CDS encoding beta-ribofuranosylaminobenzene 5'-phosphate synthase family protein — protein sequence MKPHYEKVTVLAPARLHMGFIDLSGALGRHFGSIGLALNDINTHLTVTSAPSLTATGPCAARALKAARQLCQLLDISDNIQLELSNAIPEHIGLGSGTQMSLAIGAGLNAFYNLGLSVRDIARLTYRGARSGIGIGVFEQGGLVVDGGRGPDTETPPLLSHMAVPEDWRFILAFDQRGQGLHGEQEVSAFKQLPPFPRSEAERLCYLLVMQALPAIAERNLPYFGEVITELQRTVGQHFAPVQGGIFTSPEVAAGMDWLQQQGAVALGQTSWGPTGFCAVETQEIADGLLTDLQSRFTSEHLCFKVVSARNAGAEVTRI from the coding sequence GTGAAACCGCACTACGAAAAAGTCACTGTTTTGGCGCCCGCACGTTTGCACATGGGGTTTATCGATTTAAGCGGTGCGCTCGGCCGGCATTTCGGCAGTATCGGTTTGGCGCTTAACGACATTAACACGCATTTAACAGTTACCTCTGCGCCGTCGTTGACAGCGACGGGGCCTTGCGCGGCACGCGCTTTAAAAGCTGCCCGGCAACTCTGCCAGTTGTTGGACATATCCGATAACATTCAACTTGAACTTTCAAACGCTATTCCCGAGCACATAGGCTTGGGTTCCGGCACTCAAATGTCGTTGGCGATTGGCGCCGGCTTAAACGCTTTTTATAACTTGGGTTTGAGCGTTAGGGATATCGCCCGACTTACTTATCGCGGCGCCCGTTCCGGAATCGGTATCGGCGTTTTCGAGCAGGGTGGTCTGGTGGTTGACGGCGGCCGCGGCCCGGATACGGAGACCCCGCCGTTGTTATCGCACATGGCGGTACCGGAAGACTGGCGATTTATTCTGGCTTTCGATCAGCGCGGACAAGGACTGCATGGCGAGCAGGAGGTGAGTGCATTTAAGCAGCTGCCGCCTTTCCCGCGATCCGAGGCCGAACGATTATGCTATCTGCTTGTGATGCAGGCCTTGCCAGCGATAGCAGAGCGCAATCTGCCTTACTTCGGCGAGGTCATTACTGAATTGCAGCGCACCGTCGGCCAACATTTCGCACCCGTGCAGGGCGGTATTTTTACCAGTCCGGAAGTGGCGGCGGGCATGGACTGGCTGCAACAACAAGGCGCGGTGGCATTAGGCCAAACCTCCTGGGGACCGACCGGTTTTTGCGCCGTCGAGACGCAGGAGATAGCGGATGGCCTGCTGACCGATTTGCAAAGTCGCTTTACCTCTGAGCACCTGTGTTTCAAAGTGGTGAGCGCCCGAAATGCCGGCGCCGAGGTTACCCGGATTTAG
- the soxZ gene encoding thiosulfate oxidation carrier complex protein SoxZ, which produces MGSIKIRSRQLDDYTEIKLLITHPMENGRNRDPISGALIPAHFIRDLVVELNGKIILTADLGGSMSMNPFFTFRLKRSETGDRLHVRWLDNLELSDSAEYVFE; this is translated from the coding sequence ATGGGGAGCATTAAAATCAGAAGCAGGCAATTGGATGATTACACGGAAATCAAATTGCTGATAACCCATCCCATGGAAAACGGCCGCAACCGCGACCCCATCAGCGGCGCATTGATCCCGGCCCATTTCATCCGCGACTTGGTCGTCGAATTAAACGGTAAAATTATTTTGACTGCCGACCTGGGCGGTAGCATGTCGATGAATCCTTTTTTTACCTTCCGCTTAAAACGCAGCGAAACCGGGGATAGGCTGCACGTGCGCTGGCTGGATAATCTTGAACTTAGCGACAGCGCGGAGTATGTTTTTGAGTAA
- the soxY gene encoding thiosulfate oxidation carrier protein SoxY has translation MLRRRFLQLIFRVTAGACATVLCAKKSLADWPEKHFSKGDFADSFQQLFGDRTIDYSEAIRLVLPEIAENGAVVPITISSDLADIQRLYIWVEKNPTPLAAEVTFDASLAVYLTARIKMAESCHVVVIAQQGEQLLRNQRWVKVMQGGCGTG, from the coding sequence GTGCTTCGTCGCCGCTTTTTACAGCTCATTTTTCGCGTTACGGCTGGGGCTTGCGCAACTGTTCTGTGTGCTAAAAAGTCGTTGGCCGATTGGCCGGAAAAACATTTTTCCAAGGGCGATTTTGCCGACAGCTTCCAGCAACTATTCGGCGACCGCACCATCGACTATAGCGAGGCCATTCGGTTAGTGTTGCCTGAAATCGCCGAGAACGGCGCAGTGGTGCCCATCACTATCAGTAGTGATCTGGCGGATATTCAACGTTTGTATATTTGGGTAGAAAAAAATCCGACGCCACTGGCCGCGGAAGTAACGTTTGACGCATCGCTGGCGGTTTATCTAACCGCGCGCATAAAAATGGCGGAAAGTTGTCACGTGGTAGTGATTGCGCAACAAGGCGAACAGCTGTTGCGTAACCAACGCTGGGTAAAAGTCATGCAAGGCGGATGCGGGACAGGCTGA
- a CDS encoding S-methyl-5'-thioinosine phosphorylase — translation MTLAIIGGTGLTQINGLTITGQQSLETPFGNPSADYVFGEMNGKRLVFLARHGNPHRIPPHKINYRANIWGLKQLGVTEIIAVAAVGGIGALMAPGHIAIPDQIIDYSYGREHTFFADDLQHVTHIDFTEPYSPALRKRIIHGAHNSGISITETGTYGCTQGPRLETVSEIKRMAQDGCDLVGMTGMPEAALARELELEYANISVVANWGAGIGEGEITMAEIEKNLEVGMGKAIELLKAITLLPDLTLV, via the coding sequence ATGACATTGGCAATTATCGGCGGCACCGGCTTAACCCAAATCAACGGTTTGACTATCACCGGACAACAAAGCCTAGAGACCCCTTTCGGCAATCCGTCAGCCGATTATGTGTTTGGCGAAATGAACGGCAAACGACTGGTATTTCTGGCCCGGCACGGCAACCCGCATCGTATTCCGCCGCATAAAATTAATTACCGCGCCAATATATGGGGCTTGAAACAGCTGGGCGTTACCGAGATTATCGCGGTTGCCGCCGTGGGCGGTATCGGTGCGCTGATGGCGCCCGGTCATATTGCCATTCCGGATCAGATCATCGATTACAGCTATGGTCGCGAGCATACTTTTTTTGCCGATGACCTGCAGCACGTGACCCACATCGACTTTACCGAGCCCTATTCCCCTGCTTTACGTAAACGCATTATTCATGGCGCTCATAACAGTGGCATCTCAATCACCGAAACCGGCACATATGGCTGTACTCAAGGCCCTCGCCTGGAAACCGTCTCCGAAATCAAACGCATGGCGCAAGACGGCTGCGATTTGGTTGGTATGACCGGCATGCCGGAAGCGGCGCTGGCACGCGAATTAGAGCTCGAATACGCCAATATCTCCGTCGTGGCTAACTGGGGTGCGGGTATTGGCGAAGGCGAAATTACCATGGCGGAAATAGAAAAAAATCTGGAAGTGGGGATGGGCAAGGCGATTGAACTGCTTAAAGCGATCACCTTACTGCCCGACTTAACGCTGGTTTAA
- a CDS encoding hypoxanthine-guanine phosphoribosyltransferase has protein sequence MLNEINQVKQNAILLHDGHAVETALDTMAADINRQLADKNPLVLCVINGGIIATGKLLPRLDFPLTLDSIHASRYRNQTSGNEIHWLFKPTTPLKERTVLIVDDILDEGHTLKAIVDWCAQQGAAEIYSAVLLDKDLGCDKPIRADFVGLQVANHYLFGYGMDYKGYLRNAAGIYACKDIL, from the coding sequence ATGCTTAACGAAATCAATCAAGTCAAACAAAATGCCATTCTGCTGCATGACGGACACGCCGTGGAGACGGCTTTGGACACAATGGCTGCCGACATTAACCGGCAACTGGCCGACAAAAACCCGCTGGTATTGTGCGTCATCAACGGCGGTATCATCGCCACCGGTAAGCTGCTGCCACGGTTGGATTTTCCGTTGACGCTGGATAGCATTCACGCCAGCCGTTACCGCAATCAAACCTCCGGCAATGAAATTCACTGGCTGTTCAAACCCACCACACCGTTAAAAGAGCGCACCGTTTTGATTGTGGACGATATCCTGGACGAAGGCCACACGTTAAAAGCCATCGTAGACTGGTGCGCGCAGCAAGGCGCCGCCGAAATTTATAGCGCCGTATTATTGGACAAGGATTTAGGCTGCGACAAACCCATTCGAGCGGATTTCGTCGGTTTGCAAGTGGCCAACCATTATCTGTTTGGTTACGGCATGGATTACAAAGGCTATCTTAGAAACGCGGCGGGCATTTATGCCTGCAAGGACATTTTATGA
- the nagZ gene encoding beta-N-acetylhexosaminidase has protein sequence MRALPIGPVMIDLEGHDLSALDKEKINHPNTGALILFARNVDNPEQIQALVKAIRAARKGDILVAVDQEGGRVQRFKNGFTRLPPAICYAENPELAETAGWLMAAEVLSVDVDFSFAPVLDVDCGISEIIGNRAFALEPEQAAQLAGAFVKGMRAAGMAATGKHFPGHGAVAADSHLALPVDPRPLAEIRARDLLPFRRLIEQGLEAVMPAHVVYSQVDDMPAGFSKIWLQQILRKELGFDGAIFSDDLSMEGAAGVGDFLDRAQLAQQAGCDMLLVCNNPSAAEQVLDKLPVTLNSDRERHLQAMRGQSKIDRAHLLKSEKWRQAAAQILQLTETHA, from the coding sequence ATGAGAGCTCTCCCTATAGGCCCGGTCATGATAGACCTGGAAGGCCACGACCTGTCCGCTCTGGATAAAGAAAAGATCAATCACCCCAACACCGGCGCCTTGATTCTGTTCGCCCGCAATGTCGACAACCCGGAACAAATTCAGGCTTTGGTTAAAGCCATCCGGGCGGCCCGCAAAGGCGATATTTTAGTGGCTGTCGACCAGGAAGGCGGACGGGTACAACGCTTTAAAAACGGCTTTACCCGCCTGCCGCCGGCGATTTGTTATGCGGAAAACCCCGAACTGGCCGAAACGGCCGGCTGGTTGATGGCGGCGGAAGTGCTGTCGGTGGATGTCGATTTCAGTTTCGCACCGGTGCTGGATGTCGATTGCGGCATCAGCGAAATAATCGGCAATCGGGCTTTTGCCCTGGAGCCGGAACAGGCCGCGCAATTGGCGGGGGCATTTGTTAAAGGCATGCGTGCGGCTGGCATGGCCGCCACGGGTAAACACTTTCCCGGCCACGGCGCGGTGGCGGCGGATTCGCATTTGGCCCTGCCGGTCGACCCACGCCCCTTGGCCGAGATTCGGGCGCGGGATCTATTGCCGTTTCGGCGTTTGATCGAGCAAGGGCTGGAAGCCGTCATGCCTGCGCATGTGGTTTACAGCCAAGTCGATGACATGCCCGCGGGCTTTTCCAAAATCTGGCTGCAGCAAATCCTGCGCAAAGAACTGGGCTTCGATGGCGCCATATTCAGCGACGATTTGAGTATGGAAGGCGCAGCCGGCGTAGGCGACTTTCTGGATCGTGCGCAACTGGCCCAACAAGCCGGTTGCGATATGTTGCTGGTCTGTAATAACCCAAGCGCCGCCGAGCAAGTGCTGGACAAACTGCCCGTCACGCTAAACAGCGACCGGGAACGCCATCTGCAAGCCATGCGCGGCCAATCTAAAATCGATCGCGCCCATTTACTTAAATCCGAAAAATGGCGGCAAGCCGCCGCTCAAATTTTACAATTGACCGAAACACATGCTTAA
- a CDS encoding flagellar basal body-associated FliL family protein: MQNVILLAILMLLPMLGFAGDDKAEGEGPVIEYVEMKPKFTVNLAEPKKYLLVNVQLLVEGAEAVEKIKKHLPMLRHELIMMMSGMPVADLQTMEQREALRAKTKELITTSLDKVKSSDGFKDVFFSEFLVN, from the coding sequence ATGCAAAACGTTATTTTATTGGCCATCCTGATGTTGTTGCCCATGCTGGGTTTTGCCGGCGACGATAAAGCCGAAGGGGAAGGTCCGGTCATCGAATACGTCGAGATGAAACCCAAATTTACCGTCAATCTGGCCGAGCCCAAAAAATACCTATTGGTGAATGTGCAATTGTTGGTAGAAGGCGCTGAGGCTGTGGAAAAGATTAAAAAACATTTACCGATGCTGCGTCACGAATTAATCATGATGATGAGCGGCATGCCTGTGGCCGATTTGCAAACCATGGAACAGCGCGAAGCATTACGGGCAAAAACCAAGGAACTGATCACCACGTCGCTGGATAAAGTGAAAAGCAGCGATGGATTTAAAGACGTATTTTTCTCGGAGTTTTTGGTTAATTGA
- a CDS encoding IS3 family transposase (programmed frameshift): MITPKKQYSDEFREQALAKVYKRGKRTIQDIADESNLSIHTLKNWMKSSTPTDTSSPNVSKRPQDWRPEERLLALHESHGISGEALNAWCRQRGLFAHQLAQWKSDFCAVTSARSGGNDSQTLRTLKAENQRLERELNRKDKALAEAAALLILQKKVPGAVGGRGRMTSLQQRQTLIESVAEATAAGARQDQACAVLGLSPRTLQRWQAGETPGEDRRPRRQYTPAHALTEAERNHILAVANSAEFADLPPSQIVPRLADQGIYLGSESTIYRLLKAAQQLKHRRSERPSQPRFKPKALSATEPNQLYSWDITYLAAAVKGQFYYLYLFLDIFSRQIVGWQVFEEESSQYASELLRDIVLREGLQPGQVILHSDNGSPMKGATMLATLQQLGVMPSLSRPAVSNDNPYSESLFKTLKYRPQYPLQPFADLCVAREWVADLVQWYNHEHRHSAIGFVTPAQRHAGLDEALLNQRKALYEDARSQNPRRWSQSTRNWNRIHTVHLNPDHAETQNNSPQEVANPDKITA; the protein is encoded by the exons ATGATTACCCCGAAAAAGCAGTATTCTGACGAGTTCAGAGAGCAAGCCCTGGCAAAAGTCTACAAACGTGGAAAACGAACCATTCAAGACATTGCCGACGAATCTAACCTCAGCATACATACCTTAAAAAACTGGATGAAAAGCAGCACACCCACCGATACGTCAAGCCCAAACGTGAGCAAGCGCCCTCAAGATTGGCGCCCCGAAGAGCGTTTACTGGCCCTCCATGAAAGCCATGGTATATCCGGCGAGGCATTGAATGCCTGGTGTCGGCAACGTGGACTATTCGCTCATCAACTCGCGCAGTGGAAAAGCGATTTTTGTGCCGTCACCAGCGCCCGTTCAGGCGGCAATGACAGCCAAACACTGCGCACTTTAAAAGCCGAAAATCAGCGTCTGGAACGCGAACTGAACCGTAAGGACAAAGCTCTGGCTGAAGCCGCTGCCTTGCTGATCCTGCAAAAAAAGGTGC CGGGCGCTGTTGGCGGGCGAGGTCGAATGACATCCCTTCAGCAGCGCCAAACCCTGATCGAATCCGTCGCCGAAGCCACCGCAGCCGGTGCCCGCCAAGACCAAGCCTGTGCCGTGCTGGGCCTGAGCCCGCGCACCTTGCAGCGCTGGCAGGCCGGCGAAACCCCGGGCGAAGACCGGCGACCGAGGCGGCAATATACGCCGGCGCATGCGCTGACCGAGGCCGAGCGCAACCACATTCTGGCCGTGGCCAATTCCGCCGAATTTGCGGATTTACCCCCCAGTCAGATCGTTCCGCGCTTGGCGGATCAGGGGATTTATCTGGGCTCCGAATCGACGATCTATCGCCTACTGAAAGCCGCCCAGCAACTGAAACACCGCCGCAGTGAACGTCCCAGTCAGCCTCGCTTCAAACCCAAAGCATTGAGTGCGACCGAGCCCAATCAACTCTACAGCTGGGATATTACCTATCTTGCGGCCGCAGTCAAAGGCCAGTTCTACTACCTCTACTTGTTCCTCGATATTTTTAGTCGCCAGATCGTCGGCTGGCAGGTATTTGAGGAAGAAAGCAGCCAATACGCCAGCGAGTTGTTACGGGATATTGTTTTACGCGAAGGGCTACAACCTGGGCAAGTCATCCTGCATTCCGATAACGGCAGCCCCATGAAAGGCGCCACGATGCTGGCCACCCTGCAACAGCTTGGCGTCATGCCCTCGCTCAGCCGACCGGCGGTGAGTAACGACAATCCGTATTCGGAATCGCTGTTCAAAACCCTGAAATATCGTCCGCAATACCCGTTGCAACCGTTTGCCGACCTGTGCGTCGCTCGTGAATGGGTAGCCGACCTGGTGCAATGGTACAACCACGAACATCGGCATAGCGCCATTGGCTTCGTGACCCCGGCCCAACGCCATGCCGGATTGGACGAGGCACTATTGAATCAACGCAAAGCGCTCTATGAAGATGCCCGCAGCCAAAACCCTCGACGCTGGAGTCAAAGTACCCGCAACTGGAACAGAATCCATACCGTGCATCTAAATCCGGATCATGCCGAAACCCAAAACAACTCGCCCCAGGAGGTCGCTAATCCAGACAAAATAACCGCATAG
- a CDS encoding chromosome segregation ATPase has product MGTDKNSEVEAVLVEREAAVVAREKQAHADRQSIEEQKSKLTEREKAVTIAEQNRDAGFADDRAALNHELRDKRAQAEAEISNFRAKKLSEIDDEIAKLKTERLDDISNAENVERERIRVEIAKEREAWTKQQDDTRKQLNTERTEFEKQRGALSVLQSELEGRKIELEGAERMLERKEQRLEQQWQRRNEQLQDEVDEQIRERRKSLEAAEANIKVENIRLREALHVQTGLVSAFEQLKQQLGGKDPAEILRALNSQTDELKRLREELATRPTEEMRERYQTLESEARNQKMRADELERQIASNEAAVAEIGDLRRQNSELNAENKSLAQRASIFEGAANEAQSELNRLRAAYERPAEVAARYKEIEMPHISVDKVKEPVKHDIDEMTWLTGIGNACDTYGLHFNPRILKAFHTALKTAEWSPLTVLAGVSGTGKSELPRLYSHFGGIYFEPLSVQPNWDSQESMLGFFNSIDNKFDAQPVLRFLAQSQIPGHEKYEQTIRRWQEMSPDTITLDPEKAKKLIDALKLADYPGLQDAVCLVLLDEMNLAHPELYFADFLSKLELRRGRKGGDVPVLPVKIGAGMSPYQLPLGRNVLWTGTMNQDETTKSLSDKVLDRSIIINFPRPTELKRRLKLAPLDDKNCSPALHKTSWQSWVAQGSDFSDDQVKPFKEFIEGMNASLSVTGRALGHRVWQSIEYYMANYPDVRAAQRAKDKDSLAKAMHIAFEDQLVQKVMPKLRGIDTRGKSKTECLDKILGQIVTGIGGNKFNLAEDFDLACYLGYGQFIWQSANYLNVGDTDVNGKYMTAQASDGNEEPHPLFMINEPDMAKRRKAWNAKTPEQRDELSDQLEANDKAGRIPR; this is encoded by the coding sequence ATGGGAACCGACAAAAATTCAGAAGTAGAAGCTGTTCTCGTAGAGCGAGAAGCTGCCGTGGTTGCACGCGAAAAACAGGCTCATGCTGACCGCCAGTCGATTGAAGAACAGAAATCCAAGCTGACAGAGCGTGAGAAAGCCGTCACCATTGCCGAGCAAAATCGTGACGCTGGTTTTGCTGACGACCGTGCTGCTTTGAACCATGAGTTGCGCGACAAACGCGCTCAGGCAGAAGCGGAGATATCAAACTTTAGAGCCAAAAAACTTTCCGAGATTGATGATGAAATTGCCAAATTAAAAACCGAGCGACTAGATGACATCTCCAACGCTGAAAACGTGGAGCGTGAACGCATTCGTGTGGAAATTGCCAAGGAGCGCGAAGCATGGACGAAGCAACAGGATGATACTCGCAAGCAGTTGAATACCGAACGCACGGAGTTTGAGAAACAACGGGGTGCGCTATCTGTTTTGCAAAGCGAGCTTGAGGGTCGAAAGATCGAGCTTGAAGGCGCCGAGAGGATGCTCGAACGCAAAGAACAGCGACTAGAGCAGCAATGGCAGAGACGCAATGAGCAACTGCAGGATGAAGTAGATGAACAGATTAGGGAACGCCGCAAGTCACTGGAGGCTGCGGAGGCAAATATTAAAGTGGAAAATATTCGGTTGCGTGAGGCGCTGCACGTTCAGACTGGACTTGTCAGTGCATTCGAGCAATTAAAACAGCAGCTCGGTGGCAAAGACCCAGCAGAGATCCTGCGCGCATTGAACAGTCAAACTGACGAACTCAAACGCCTGCGTGAAGAGCTTGCCACCCGACCCACCGAGGAAATGCGCGAGCGGTATCAGACGCTTGAATCGGAAGCCAGGAACCAGAAGATGCGGGCTGACGAGTTGGAGCGGCAAATTGCCAGTAATGAAGCGGCTGTAGCCGAAATTGGCGACCTGCGCCGCCAGAACTCCGAACTCAACGCCGAGAACAAGTCTTTGGCGCAAAGAGCGTCCATCTTCGAGGGGGCAGCCAACGAAGCGCAATCCGAACTCAACCGTCTGCGTGCGGCTTATGAGCGTCCCGCCGAAGTTGCAGCCCGTTACAAAGAAATTGAGATGCCGCACATCAGTGTGGACAAAGTCAAAGAGCCCGTGAAACATGATATTGACGAGATGACTTGGCTCACGGGCATTGGCAATGCCTGCGACACATACGGGTTGCACTTCAACCCGCGCATCTTGAAAGCATTTCACACTGCGCTCAAAACAGCTGAATGGTCACCTCTCACTGTACTGGCGGGTGTTTCCGGAACCGGAAAATCCGAGCTGCCACGTCTATACTCGCACTTTGGCGGCATCTACTTTGAGCCGCTTTCAGTCCAGCCGAACTGGGACTCACAGGAGTCCATGCTGGGCTTCTTCAACTCCATAGACAACAAATTCGATGCGCAGCCTGTGCTACGTTTCCTCGCGCAAAGCCAAATACCAGGACACGAGAAATATGAACAAACGATTAGACGTTGGCAGGAGATGTCACCGGATACGATAACTCTTGACCCCGAAAAGGCTAAGAAACTGATTGATGCTTTGAAACTGGCAGATTATCCGGGGCTACAAGATGCAGTCTGTCTTGTTCTACTTGATGAAATGAACCTAGCGCACCCAGAACTGTATTTCGCGGACTTCTTGAGCAAGCTTGAGCTACGGAGAGGTCGGAAGGGGGGCGATGTACCCGTTCTTCCCGTGAAAATAGGTGCTGGGATGTCCCCTTATCAACTCCCCCTAGGACGTAATGTTCTCTGGACGGGGACGATGAACCAGGACGAAACAACTAAGTCACTTTCAGACAAGGTCCTCGATCGCTCCATCATTATCAACTTCCCTCGACCGACAGAACTCAAACGCCGTCTAAAGCTTGCGCCGCTTGATGACAAGAATTGCAGTCCTGCGCTACACAAAACATCGTGGCAGAGTTGGGTAGCGCAAGGCAGCGATTTCTCCGATGACCAGGTCAAACCGTTCAAAGAATTCATCGAAGGAATGAATGCCTCTCTCTCGGTCACAGGTCGTGCCCTCGGCCACCGCGTATGGCAGTCCATTGAATACTACATGGCCAATTACCCGGATGTTCGTGCTGCACAGCGGGCGAAAGATAAGGATTCGCTTGCTAAGGCAATGCATATCGCTTTCGAGGATCAACTCGTGCAGAAGGTTATGCCCAAGTTACGGGGCATAGACACGCGCGGCAAGAGCAAGACGGAGTGCCTGGACAAAATTCTCGGGCAGATTGTTACTGGGATCGGCGGCAACAAGTTCAATCTTGCCGAGGATTTCGATCTCGCCTGCTATCTTGGTTATGGACAGTTCATCTGGCAGTCAGCTAATTATCTTAACGTCGGCGATACGGACGTCAATGGAAAATATATGACAGCCCAAGCCTCGGATGGGAACGAAGAACCACATCCGCTTTTTATGATAAATGAACCAGATATGGCCAAGCGTCGTAAAGCGTGGAATGCAAAGACACCAGAGCAACGAGACGAACTTAGTGATCAGCTAGAAGCGAATGACAAGGCTGGAAGGATTCCCCGCTAG